A stretch of the Bradyrhizobium arachidis genome encodes the following:
- a CDS encoding SbcC/MukB-like Walker B domain-containing protein: MYELTRLSFHNWYVFEVLDLDVGGMVAVIGPTGAGKSAILDGVQVVITGNNGNFIDLNPSAGEKSDRTVLSYCLGQVSDFDRGAPKRERCESILALTFRDTMTGEPLTIGLLLHADHSERTESARALFIARRYAFSFEDFIERDEDGDEFVVSHDEIIERLKKSCGKALTLHARSTQFVAEYLAAMRPRSSPDARLFLRSFNNAVLAREIRDPTDFVRRFVLEADPLNVERIRSSIETWRSMEKRAEELETEIRDVRLVRSRFATWARQTLQSQTEEYIASASERMRLEFEIRELEREKERADQENASLNRLILNHTSVVADNRDQVIRKRTMLAEGEGASKIRAIEIEERVANDDKARAVASFDSAMNEFRHISQFSAIRQFVPIVHHGAIQAAAELVRAASEQTTERLVAESESLADMARRALAILVVRASLAQQRDIRIAEIAEDRQQLNNLEQSLRGANDGRASVLSPHVRQFMNALALNDIQSIALPDVVEIADESWALALEMLLGPNREALIVPELQLERAFDYLWRHRSSLHGCRIVNTRKTRRGSNRALPQRSIANVLRTDNIDARAFVDTQVGRYVRADAEQELQDFDHAVMRNGKTTAALSLRVFSDLSPILGKTAQTAALASTQAKCALLRNQIGEKDRELKMLDSAVTYLAGLERKEDVVSQLREAAENVKRAEARRKALQKDREQVEDPKSQALRLEIERIEKETAGYEKELTELREKERTSSTRSIRAGERITERQDAVTKMSMAAEAIEREQATDRMTKLIAFAEAGAFTIDEARTTLGVQVFQKHGEEVRFLAERRDQARQAAEEYARLARDNGTRALREFGEYVRKYIQGPSPLPEDAGHAEHCFWCAAREIRLEEHELRPHREKVIQARHEFEAALKEDLLAKMSDRFEKIKTQLDILNKRLAAYSFVGQKYSFKRYISADFKPLYDLVKRIIGSQDASFAALADKASTADDEMKRAMAQVEEIVTRDQDTRRLEDYRNYFEFELFLENQAGEQQAFSKLVGLLSGGQRQAPYYVAIAASMVSVYFPKGGREGSTEGMGLVAFDEAFNKLDIGNTQNLITLYRDLGLQLVIAAPEIHRATFLESVDCIISVTRMSGTDRVAVDAERIGPRAQAEMQAANPEHRGVEWFRTESEQAMQKAAE, from the coding sequence ATGTATGAGCTCACGCGCCTTTCGTTCCACAATTGGTATGTTTTTGAGGTTCTCGACCTCGATGTGGGTGGCATGGTCGCCGTCATTGGACCAACCGGAGCCGGCAAGAGCGCGATCCTCGACGGCGTTCAGGTGGTCATTACAGGTAACAACGGAAACTTCATCGACCTCAATCCTTCTGCCGGCGAGAAAAGCGACCGCACGGTCCTGAGCTATTGCCTTGGCCAAGTGAGTGATTTCGATCGCGGTGCACCCAAGCGTGAGCGGTGTGAGTCGATTCTCGCTCTTACGTTTCGCGATACGATGACGGGCGAGCCGTTGACGATCGGCCTGCTTCTACATGCAGATCATAGCGAGCGGACGGAGTCGGCGCGGGCGCTGTTCATCGCGCGGCGCTACGCATTCTCGTTTGAGGATTTTATCGAGCGCGATGAAGACGGCGACGAGTTCGTCGTGTCCCATGACGAAATCATCGAACGTCTGAAGAAAAGTTGTGGCAAAGCGCTTACGCTGCACGCTCGATCGACGCAATTCGTCGCCGAGTACCTGGCCGCGATGCGGCCGCGTTCGTCGCCGGACGCGCGGCTCTTTCTGCGCAGCTTTAACAACGCCGTCCTGGCTAGAGAAATCCGCGACCCCACGGATTTTGTGAGGCGCTTCGTGCTTGAAGCGGACCCCCTCAATGTTGAGCGTATTCGCTCGTCTATTGAAACATGGAGGTCGATGGAAAAGCGCGCTGAAGAACTTGAAACGGAAATCAGGGATGTGCGCCTCGTCCGAAGTCGCTTTGCGACATGGGCAAGGCAGACGCTTCAGTCGCAAACGGAAGAATATATCGCTAGCGCCTCGGAGCGCATGCGGCTGGAGTTTGAGATCAGGGAGCTAGAGAGGGAAAAGGAGCGCGCCGACCAAGAGAATGCATCGCTCAATCGGCTGATTCTCAACCACACCAGCGTCGTAGCGGACAACCGCGACCAGGTCATCCGCAAGCGAACCATGCTCGCGGAAGGCGAAGGTGCATCAAAGATTCGAGCTATTGAGATCGAGGAACGGGTTGCCAACGACGATAAGGCCCGCGCCGTCGCATCATTCGACAGTGCCATGAATGAGTTTCGACACATCTCCCAATTTTCTGCGATACGTCAATTCGTTCCGATTGTGCATCATGGTGCCATACAGGCGGCGGCGGAGCTTGTTCGAGCTGCCAGCGAACAGACCACAGAGCGGCTTGTAGCTGAAAGCGAATCCTTGGCGGATATGGCGCGGCGCGCGTTGGCAATTCTGGTGGTCCGCGCGTCGCTTGCGCAGCAACGCGATATCCGAATCGCGGAAATTGCCGAGGACCGTCAGCAGTTAAACAATCTGGAGCAGTCGCTTCGCGGCGCGAATGACGGGCGCGCAAGCGTGCTTTCGCCCCATGTGCGGCAATTCATGAACGCTCTGGCGCTGAACGACATTCAAAGCATCGCTCTTCCAGATGTTGTGGAGATCGCCGACGAATCGTGGGCTCTCGCCTTGGAGATGCTTCTTGGCCCGAACCGAGAGGCGCTGATCGTGCCGGAGTTGCAGCTTGAAAGGGCGTTTGACTATCTGTGGCGGCACCGTTCAAGCTTGCACGGTTGCCGGATTGTCAATACGCGCAAGACCCGGCGCGGCTCAAATCGCGCCCTGCCGCAACGATCGATTGCGAACGTGTTGCGGACCGACAACATTGACGCGCGTGCCTTTGTCGATACCCAGGTCGGGCGCTACGTCCGCGCCGATGCCGAACAGGAATTGCAGGATTTCGATCACGCCGTTATGCGCAACGGCAAGACTACTGCCGCGCTTTCACTGCGGGTATTTAGCGATCTCAGTCCCATTCTGGGGAAGACGGCGCAAACTGCTGCGTTGGCGTCCACGCAAGCGAAATGTGCTCTCCTTCGAAACCAGATTGGTGAGAAGGATCGGGAATTGAAGATGCTCGACAGCGCAGTCACGTACCTCGCGGGGCTCGAACGCAAGGAAGACGTTGTGTCGCAGTTGCGAGAAGCGGCGGAAAACGTCAAGCGGGCCGAAGCGAGGCGAAAAGCGCTCCAGAAGGATCGGGAACAGGTCGAAGATCCCAAGAGCCAAGCCCTTCGGCTGGAGATTGAACGCATCGAAAAGGAGACTGCCGGTTACGAAAAAGAACTGACAGAGTTGCGTGAAAAAGAACGGACAAGCAGTACGCGTTCAATTCGGGCCGGTGAGCGGATCACGGAGCGTCAGGACGCCGTAACGAAGATGTCGATGGCCGCTGAAGCAATTGAGCGAGAACAAGCCACCGATCGCATGACGAAACTGATCGCCTTCGCAGAGGCGGGCGCATTTACGATCGACGAGGCTCGGACGACACTTGGTGTGCAGGTGTTCCAGAAGCACGGCGAGGAGGTACGATTTCTCGCGGAGCGCCGCGATCAAGCAAGGCAAGCCGCGGAGGAATATGCGCGGCTTGCGCGCGACAACGGTACGCGTGCCTTGCGCGAATTTGGTGAGTACGTCCGGAAGTATATTCAAGGCCCAAGTCCTCTTCCGGAGGATGCCGGCCATGCTGAGCATTGCTTTTGGTGCGCCGCGCGGGAGATTCGGCTCGAAGAACATGAACTCCGGCCCCACCGCGAGAAAGTCATTCAGGCCCGTCATGAATTTGAGGCAGCGCTTAAGGAAGACTTGCTCGCCAAAATGTCAGACCGCTTTGAGAAGATAAAGACGCAGCTCGACATTTTGAACAAGCGGCTCGCCGCATATTCGTTCGTAGGCCAGAAGTATTCTTTCAAAAGGTATATATCTGCGGACTTTAAGCCGCTCTACGATCTCGTGAAGCGCATTATCGGAAGCCAGGATGCATCATTTGCGGCACTGGCGGATAAGGCCAGCACGGCGGATGACGAGATGAAGCGTGCGATGGCGCAGGTGGAGGAGATCGTTACGCGCGATCAGGATACGCGTCGCCTGGAAGACTACCGGAACTATTTCGAGTTCGAGCTGTTCCTGGAGAATCAAGCAGGTGAACAGCAAGCCTTCTCGAAGTTGGTTGGGCTTTTGTCGGGAGGGCAGCGGCAGGCGCCTTATTATGTAGCCATTGCCGCCAGCATGGTGTCCGTCTACTTCCCGAAAGGCGGACGCGAGGGCAGTACCGAAGGCATGGGTTTGGTTGCCTTTGATGAAGCCTTTAACAAATTGGATATCGGTAATACGCAGAATCTCATCACGCTCTACCGTGATCTTGGACTCCAACTGGTCATCGCGGCACCCGAGATTCACCGTGCGACGTTCCTTGAATCGGTGGACTGTATCATCTCGGTGACGCGCATGAGCGGCACGGATCGCGTTGCCGTCGATGCCGAACGGATTGGCCCGAGAGCTCAGGCCGAGATGCAGGCAGCCAATCCGGAGCATCGCGGGGTGGAATGGTTCAGGACGGAGAGCGAGCAAGCGATGCAAAAGGCGGCGGAATGA
- a CDS encoding DUF2220 domain-containing protein, translated as MSAGKARDILSILLDRVERVPDRARQPAERAPAEFPSAAERAAFDRLLEDAERHGAISVIKGRGEARHLTERIRLRDAVRLYEYLGRTPAVERARGAVSRLRSAVAPKHNDAVQARDSIIDGWLRGERPFSISLEQTDQAVEFLTALDAVLARDPMDRRDLRTYSGQTTGNTKLLERYASRIINFLKQIGKLDADLSDNEAMASLGLEKFLQPVLIAGPVRLAGLDFGSLAYVGLPPEQAPAIEPAGAIRSILTIENLASFNRHVRESLLANDVAVYTGGFPSRAVAAALVAISRWPGITRIHHWGDIDEGGLRIALHLTSLLPIPVLPHLMNPTLARLHGIPGKASRKIDLLPSHPWQPLATFLGGDDARFLEQEKVDPEPIIIAGAVS; from the coding sequence ATGAGCGCAGGCAAGGCACGCGACATTTTGAGCATTCTTCTCGACCGCGTGGAACGTGTCCCAGACCGGGCGCGCCAACCGGCTGAACGCGCGCCTGCCGAGTTTCCTTCCGCAGCGGAGCGGGCGGCATTTGACCGGCTTCTGGAGGATGCGGAACGCCATGGCGCCATCAGCGTGATCAAAGGCCGAGGTGAGGCGCGGCATCTGACCGAACGTATCCGATTGAGAGATGCCGTCCGCCTATATGAATATCTTGGAAGGACTCCGGCGGTCGAGCGTGCAAGAGGAGCGGTATCCCGACTGCGATCAGCTGTGGCACCAAAGCACAACGACGCAGTACAGGCGCGAGACAGTATCATCGACGGATGGCTGCGGGGAGAGCGGCCGTTCTCGATTAGCCTTGAACAGACGGATCAAGCGGTAGAATTCCTAACAGCCCTGGACGCCGTTCTTGCGCGTGATCCGATGGACCGGCGCGATCTTCGAACTTATTCCGGGCAAACCACAGGCAATACTAAGCTCCTGGAACGGTACGCGTCGCGGATCATCAATTTCCTGAAGCAGATCGGAAAACTCGATGCCGATCTGTCTGACAATGAAGCCATGGCTAGCCTGGGCTTGGAGAAATTTTTACAGCCCGTCTTAATAGCCGGTCCGGTTCGTCTCGCGGGCTTGGATTTCGGGAGCCTGGCTTACGTGGGGCTTCCTCCTGAACAAGCACCAGCGATCGAACCAGCCGGTGCGATCCGATCGATCCTCACGATCGAAAACCTCGCGAGCTTCAATCGGCATGTGCGAGAATCTCTGCTGGCCAACGACGTAGCGGTCTACACGGGCGGCTTCCCGTCGAGGGCAGTGGCCGCGGCGTTGGTAGCGATTTCACGGTGGCCTGGAATTACGCGCATCCATCATTGGGGAGACATTGACGAAGGCGGCCTGCGTATCGCGCTGCATCTAACGTCCCTTCTACCAATCCCGGTTCTGCCTCATCTTATGAATCCCACCTTGGCGCGTCTGCACGGAATCCCCGGCAAGGCGTCGCGGAAAATCGATTTGCTACCAAGCCACCCGTGGCAGCCTCTGGCCACTTTCCTGGGAGGCGATGATGCTCGATTTCTCGAACAGGAAAAGGTCGATCCGGAGCCCATTATTATTGCTGGAGCTGTGTCATAA
- a CDS encoding FAD-dependent oxidoreductase — translation MMSSSLAVVGTDWRRRSYLSKYHGITKVAVLEKGYLADGNTARNTTTIRSNYITNQSIRFYKEAVSLYENMSHELNFNVMFSQRGQLTLAHSVATPSICAPRWASIMERGFGR, via the coding sequence ATGATGTCGTCATCGTTGGCGGTGGTGGGCACTGACTGGCGGCGGCGCAGTTACCTCTCCAAGTATCACGGCATCACGAAGGTTGCCGTTCTGGAGAAGGGCTATCTTGCCGACGGCAACACGGCGCGCAACACGACCACAATTCGTTCAAATTACATCACAAATCAATCGATCCGGTTCTACAAGGAAGCCGTCTCGCTCTACGAAAACATGTCGCATGAGCTGAATTTCAACGTCATGTTTTCACAGCGCGGCCAGCTGACGCTGGCGCATTCCGTGGCGACTCCTTCCATCTGCGCGCCGAGATGGGCAAGCATCATGGAACGCGGATTTGGTCGTTGA
- a CDS encoding TenA/THI-4 family protein, with the protein MTPPAEPTDLELIRRIASTGGTKYTAGNIDRRKYQRLVALGWLTEVSVNISDVLYEVTEAGKAAARRDG; encoded by the coding sequence GTGACTCCGCCCGCTGAACCGACCGACCTTGAATTAATCCGCAGAATCGCAAGCACGGGCGGCACGAAATACACCGCCGGAAACATCGACCGCCGAAAATATCAGCGCTTAGTCGCGTTAGGCTGGCTGACCGAGGTCTCCGTCAACATCAGCGATGTTCTGTACGAGGTGACCGAGGCTGGGAAGGCGGCCGCGCGTCGAGACGGCTGA